A single Dreissena polymorpha isolate Duluth1 chromosome 14, UMN_Dpol_1.0, whole genome shotgun sequence DNA region contains:
- the LOC127858076 gene encoding uncharacterized protein LOC127858076, producing MCAWNNHYCWPGTCTNELAKDCHCAQGFRKVYAENNHSSYAGETTCQPNTTPDILTCDITANGPNKEMKMALSASNSTECTHLSDMYGNYKPVDVSFKMVSDFTVNGSTFPKSPSFIKEENFGISDTTIKVKIKTIQGSFLDQFTHALLTDTSNSSGVKVQREDSGNITVNDTAQKLLNGEALCFEFEAKGGGFLKSIDTSGFTHIISEPIPFTKVAQKRTICYQYDTARPEYCSNARPCTTEPLWVEQRITRSNFTQATFNGWVDPIPSGGHVNTASTIESYELIVNEVPPSNGTLKVDTKKTYSILVNSSVNSLQLNFSLPGLYCITLEVKDVADNVRHARRFLLYDSSSFIETWQDKQFKFDSGSPSTNFIWQTHHNDICLSWRDYFINKFYLNNKLLNPIAVNEDITGMYEQETGPLPVSGTSNVHGIIKYYVSWKLNDGDFNTEKLVANFQNQSFCTRLNVSDGQTYTFNIRPVDIVNNTYNESRTVYIDRSNPHINNIWLKKDGYETLYVHNSIDLSKMQMTFDALDPHSGLRKINWVFGIADTSTVLTQGQLRVGQNKLGCTMQSSDCYCPDIGTCEFFNYSIPLNKLIVEGKHNGNHNRNYFFTITVTNKAMLTTTEHVDVLVDDSSPEEGVVFEGPVDSNDIDYTSDDYFIVHWHGFIDHESGIKLYRIGLADICLTREDFYNISELNASFTYKELPFQITSVRLPANFTGKRFVTVLALNNAMEASNPVCSDGITRDMSAPGIRNVTLQNAAWSESIVCHKGQPYLLHSNLKKVPLNNTMICSNLCNAKLETAIGYYLPTYSAASKDEEISNFLCRNLPFYKNESIIFLPTDHIVLEWDVEESGSQIEDFFVGFGLDATETNSPSLVDYMSTQRKPFFRRKHEGIGTNELFNIFIKTVNKAGLSSISTLGPILIDQTPPLYNNIPKVTFEESHIMFAWESNTFYDDEQIAQINQIIFQLGHDEMAVSPLLEWRLNSSSPCPPYSGGCIRYPFSRLQNQDTGDGLQFHLNIHIYNNAGHFTSIKTEKFRLPSRYTPGKGIVFDIDPEETNTSTDIDIHFTENVLCACWMGFKHHENVSLEVGIGSNSTTADVVEFKSISSDINQFCFNSRSVVNIEVNFFLIRANCSGGSTISSSNGVKIYQRQTLESELRVKIGPNCLSNFEYRTNVSLNNYSNIAILPFSLSIGQRYALLSEGEGLENINIYGSDCTINKHANVYYLTPFTEKPILQIKHSYLTEQKLLLQVIRCPFESNQPISNQVNISWILTNLTNQGLLFSVGLFEVLKDNGSVMENEVVPFQTPVDANSYTFLYISLDEEISYHAKVRICNNVRCLRPIKSNIFTVDKEAPRISITSAELKVKAAGDCVQLTASWEFTADVKRIGFFQWSLSRDDKGSHLLSVWNNVLSTGSSELKVEECVDLPDHGHVRTFLCVRVFLLSGLSSTNCQKTTKDDYESYTIKTVYDFDTSKESWTQVQKMLLSSNIGQHYSLLHDSELNIGSANTTVAGALMYASERPVAWYLMKTQNVPGNCENDLNCIVKYDTHSGYVEFNRKHISLNQIYYICAYSNTTEVHRELFTETLDEISSCSNGFVLDSSPPTKGEVKVQNHQGFVTNPQHVLVTWIGFDDNIDASVFGYPSKLRDFSIGIGTQSGSNGIAEVVRTGLESSAVISMQKPSDGSTVFFTVNATNYAGYVSSSDSVELTIDTSPPSPGSVTILNNLQRNQFINHELASFRFKGFSDPHSGIDYFNIGVGTNEGMTDIVSGRKIYTDYLELNLNDLIDGHPYFILVQAVNHAGLISRLVSKRFVLDRSIPNGGHVLDGIKGKQDIDFQSSTDVIHAHWKNFDDPESGLAFYKVGLGTDRYVADIRPMVVFGMMTDVFWNGPFTPGQKYFVTVEACNKADLCTRRCSDGIIVDNSPPIRGLVRVGPGDGHSKYLGHRSYIQINWQGFEDPQSGIDHYEVCVSTPNEYCDVLHRSNNLLHSSIIKSNITLPRNTELVATVWAFNQVGINVSKTCDIFVVDDSPPVVRKSPTFLVKYNSAHGKLSQWEKSIIRLEWEFADDISPIVRHEISLKTHHEGHTPVEHFILGSERHVTVSLDGKNWLNDGDKYYAVVTSCNAAGLCSSDRTPDLLIDSTPPHLGGFKPPMTWTHFNDSNGNIITNVTLTWYGFHDQESGIEQFYITVSRFYGLDELSTGVITFPNSNQSEEIRSSITLSEKLLADDRIVLSIWAHNNVGLNSSISRITVTVISSTTSSGYGILEIEKHSCDVHFCNKDCTCAVIGRPCVDVSTNLTCSNMSPEEAFAQNLPVFNVYAGLPHEVLNTSASSACLSGHWSRTDGGIVSQNIRRFEWSIGIFNQSVGYGIFDLQLENPWTNIGLRSEFIHCLPINRTFIKETEYVVYVRAWYEANEYALFESSPIMIDQTGPSVQRGRYIREGKCIQDLDFIEWTDSIIACWDGVFNEPQSLIDHFSVSVGTSPHSDDVLHQQDVGLATNISLDNLSLSIGTRYYITVVSVNTVGLHTALVSDGFVIDTDNPIDGVVFNTKHHKNTAFQRSTNTFEMSWHGFQDHYSGIKYYMVAISNVKEYNSKNISFTNVALLTAYTFTNQNLKHGESYSGIVKAVDAAGHESVAVLSPAQLVDETPPKGFNCESTKQLSIDISYKVNNGDHAVVVNATFIKDNVYYISGTIRSLKYDLYPVLTINRFSVPLPFEKQNGGALRYYYTFISQVTGVQSIEIAFGTTVEDEMLQHLNVEECTLLSTNNSNAISMKQIGPYSVAVSLLIMDAESEIRTVSLGAGTTKGGLQIKALNQIHHTNNVGVICAPFEHGMSLYVTAIAENHAGLKTVFHSNQAIIIDHTSPILHDIDVSVAVHRNSSITLHATWKVKDDETDVLFCKYSVGSATLTGNIQAETDSDTLQSFQSDLNNLHHGDIVYVTVICVNNVELATTLVSSPVTIYLDPPISAQASVHFIPVSQESTSPIDPLFSEPAWQSNASMLQLEWINFEDRSLITSYRYRIHSNGKIVVDWMDAGFKDTISYLNLKLMSGQTYTAEVKAVNGGYFNSSSVQSSLVLVSEPPALSGQPVASVFEQGTLKLNWKDVFNTFHGVPHHYSLVVGSRDGFSDVAEVIYTRGHVYDVIVPSSTLVSPDLNEMYIKITCTYSTGLFSIYSTSYKL from the exons ATGTGTGCTTGGAATAACCACTATTGCTGGCCTGGAACATGCACTAACGAACTGGCAAAGGACTGTCATTGTGCTCAAGGTTTCCGGAAAGTTTATGCAGAAAATAACCATTCATCATATGCAGGTGAAACAACCTGTCAGCCAAACACTACACCGGACATATTAACATGCGATATAACAGCAAACGGACCTAATAAGGAAATGAAGATGGCCCTGAGTGCATCTAATTCTACAGAGTGTACACATTTATCAGACATGTACGGAAATTACAAACCCGTTGACGTCTCGTTCAAAATGGTTTCTGATTTTACTGTCAACGGTTCGACATTTCCAAAAAGTCCATCATTTATCAAGGAAGAGAATTTTGGAATCAGCGatacaacaataaaagtgaaaattaaaacaatacaag ggtCGTTTCTTGATCAATTTACCCACGCACTACTGACAGACACATCGAACAGTTCAGGCGTTAAAGTTCAACGAGAGGATTCGGGCAACATAACGGTCAACGACACTGCACAAAAGCTTCTCAATGGCGAGGC GTTATGTTTCGAGTTTGAGGCAAAGGGTGgaggatttttaaaaagtattgaTACAAGCGGCTTCACGCACATCATATCAGAACCAATTCCTTTCACAAAAGTAGCACAGAAAAGAACAATTTGTTATCAATACGATACTGCACGGCCAGAATATTGTAGTAATGCAAGACCATGTACAACCGAGCCGCTGTGGGTTGAGCAGCGAATAACTAGGTCCAATTTTACACAAGCTACGTTCAATGGTTGGGTAGATCCAATTCCAAGTGGAGGGCATGTTAACACGGCATCAACAATTGAAAGTTACGAATTAATCGTTAACGAAGTGCCTCCTTCAAACGGAACATTGAAAGTTGATACTAAAAAGACCTATTCAATACTTGTCAATTCGAGTGTCAATTCGCTGCAGCTAAATTTCAGTTTACCGGGGCTTTACTGCATAACGTTAGAAGTGAAAGATGTTGCAGATAATGTTCGCCACGCCCGTAGATTCCTTTTATACGATTCTTCAAGTTTTATTGAAACATGGCAGGATAAACAATTCAAGTTTGATTCTGGATCACCAAGTACCAACTTCATTTGGCAAACACATCATAATGATATTTGTCTATCCTGGAGAGATTATTTCATCAACAAGTTTTATCTTAACAATAAGCTGTTGAATCCGATTGCGGTAAATGAAGATATTACTGGAATGTATGAACAAGAAACGGGTCCTTTACCTGTAAGCGGAACATCCAATGTTCATGGAATCATCAAATATTATGTCTCATGGAAACTCAATGACGGTGATTTTAATACAGAAAAGCTTGTGGCGAATTTTCAGAATCAGAGTTTTTGTACAAGGTTAAACGTGTCAGATGGACAAACATACACATTTAACATACGTCCAGTAGATATAGTCAACAACACGTACAATGAGTCAAGAACCGTTTACATCGATCGATCAAATCCGCACATCAATAATATTTGGTTGAAAAAAGATGGATATGAGACGTTATATGTTCACAACAGCATCGATCTCTCCAAGATGCAGATGACGTTTGATGCGTTGGATCCCCACAGTGGACTGCGCAAGATTAACTGGGTTTTTGGCATCGCCGATACTTCTACCGTTCTTACACAAGGACAGCTGCGTGTTGGCCAAAATAAA TTGGGATGTACGATGCAATCCTCGGATTGTTACTGCCCAGACATAGGAACGTGTGAATTCTTCAATTACTCAATTCCACTCAATAAGCTTATTGTAGAGGGTAAACATAACGGAAACCATAACAGAAATTATTTTTTCACAATAACTGTAACAAATAAGGCTATGCTGACAACGACAGAACATGTTGATGTTCTCGTAGATGATTCTTCGCCCGAAGAAGGAGTGGTTTTCGAAGGACCTGTCGACTCGAATGATATTGATTACACGAGTGACGATTATTTTATTGTACATTGGCATGGCTTTATTGACCACGAAAGTGGAATCAAACTTTACAGAATAGGACTTGCCGACATATGTTTGACACGGGAGGATTTTTACAATATTAGCGAGTTGAATGCGAGTTTTACTTACAAAGAACTACCTTTTCAAATAACATCAGTTCGTCTCCCTGCAAATTTTACAGGAAAAAGATTTGTAACAGTTTTGGCACTGAATAATGCAATGGAAGCGTCAAATCCCGTTTGTTCTGATGGAATAACTCGCGATATGTCCGCTCCTGGAATACGAAACGTCACGTTACAAAATGCGGCGTGGTCCGAGAGTATTGTTTGTCATAAAGGACAACCTTATTTACTGCATTCAAACTTAAAGAAGGTCCCTCTAAATAACACGATGATTTGTTCAAATCTTTGTAACGCAAAACTTGAAACCGCGATAGGATACTATTTGCCAACGTATTCAGCTGCAAGCAAAGATGAAGAGATTTCTAACTTCCTTTGCAGAAACCTTCCTTTCTACAAGAATGAATCTATTATCTTCCTGCCTACTGATCATATAGTTCTTGAATGGGATGTCGAAGAAAGTGGCAGTCAAATTGAAGACTTTTTTGTTGGATTTGGTTTAGACGCGACAGAAACAAACTCTCCGAGTTTGGTTGACTATATGTCCACTCAGCGAAAGCCATTTTTCAGACGCAAACATGAAGGAATCGGAACTAATGAGCTGTTTAATATATTCATCAAAACTGTTAACAAAGCTGGTTTGTCAAGCATTTCAACATTGGGCCCTATCCTTATCGATCAAACACCACCGTTATACAATAATATTCCAAAAGTCACTTTCGAAGAAAGCCATATCATGTTTGCCTGGGAATCCAACACCTTTTATGACGATGAACAAATTGCGCAaattaatcaaataatatttcaacTGG GCCACGACGAAATGGCGGTTAGTCCACTTCTTGAATGGAGATTAAATTCGTCGTCACCATGTCCGCCGTACTCTGGAGGCTGCATCCGGTATCCTTTTTCTCGTCTGCAGAATCAAGACACGGGTGATGGTTTACAGTTTCATCTTAACATTCACATATACAACAATGCTGGTCATTTTACCTCCATCAAAACTGAAAAATTCCGACTACCGTCTAGATATACACCAGGGAAAGgtattgtatttgatattgaCCCCGAGGAGACGAATACATCAACGGATATTGACATCCACTTTACGGAAAATGTTTTATGTGCTTGTTGGATGGGTTTCAAACATCATGAGAACGTTTCACTTGAAGTTGGAATAGGTTCGAATTCTACTACGGCTGATGTGGTTGAATTTAAAAGTATTTCGTCCGACATCAACCAATTTTGTTTTAACTCGAGATCAGTTGTCAACATTGAGGTTAACTTTTTCCTTATCAGGGCGAACTGTAGTGGTGGGTCAACAATATCGTCTTCCAATGGAGTAAAAATATACCAAAGGCAAACACTGGAAAGTGAACTGCGTGTGAAAATAGGTCCAAATTGCCTTTCCAACTTTGAATATAGAACAAATGTTTCTTTGAATAATTATAGCAATATCGCCATACTTCCTTTTTCTCTGTCAATCGGACAAAGGTACGCTTTGCTTTCAGAAGGCGAAGGATTggaaaatattaacatttatggAAGTGATTGTACTATTAACAAACACGCGAATGTCTATTATTTAACACCATTTACAGAAAAGCCTATTCTGCAAATTAAACATAGCTACCTTACTGAACAAAAATTGCTTTTACAAGTCATCAGATGTCCATTTGAGAGCAACCAGCCAATCAGCAACCAAGTAAATATAAGTTGGATTCTTACAAACCTAACAAATCAGGGTCTTTTATTTTCGGTAGGACTATTTGAAGTGTTAAAAGACAATGGTTCTGTCATGGAAAATGAAGTAGTGCCTTTTCAAACACCAGTTGATGCAAATAGTTATACATTCCTCTACATTTCGTTAGACGAAGAAATATCTTATCATGCAAAGGTGAGGATCTGTAACAATGTGAGATGTCTTCGACCAATCAAATCCAACATATTCACTGTTGATAAAGAAGCACCTAGAATTTCTATCACAAGTGCGGAGCTCAAAGTTAAAGCAGCTGGGGATTGCGTTCAATTAACTGCGTCATGGGAATTTACCGCAGATGTCAAACGTATTGGTTTCTTTCAATGGTCACTGAGTCGAGACGACAAAGGAAGTCACCTTCTCTCTGTATGGAATAATGTACTGTCTACAGGCTCGTCCGAGTTAAAG GTGGAGGAATGCGTCGACCTACCGGACCATGGTCATGTACGAACATTTTTGTGTGTTCGCGTATTTTTATTGAGCGGATTATCAAGTACGAATTGCCAGAAGACGACAAAAGATGATTACGAATCATACACGATTAAAACTGTCTATGACTTCGATACATCGAAGGAGAGTTGGACACAAGTACAAAAG ATGTTACTAAGTTCAAACATTGGACAACATTACTCTCTACTTCACGATTCCGAATTGAACATAGGAAGTGCCAACACGACAGTTGCCGGTGCTCTTATGTACGCTTCCGAACGTCCAGTTGCGTGGTATCTCATGAAGACGCAAAATGTGCCAGGCAATTGTGAAAATGACTTAAACTGTATCGTAAAATATGATACACATTCTGGTTATGTTGAATTTAACAGGAAACATATATCTCTGAATCAAATTTACTATATATGTGCATATTCCAATACCACGGAGGTTCACAGAGAATTGTTCACTGAGACATTGGATGAGATATCATCTTGCAGCAATGGCTTTGTACTGGACAGCAGTCCACCAACAAAAGGTGAGGTAAAAGTCCAAAACCATCAAGGATTTGTTACAAATCCACAACACGTCTTGGTGACTTGGATCGGATTTGATGACAACATCGACGCTTCGGTTTTCGGATATCCCAGCAAACTACGTGATTTTTCTATTGGAATAG GCACGCAATCAGGCAGCAACGGTATAGCTGAAGTCGTAAGAACAGGATTAGAATCCTCGGCAGTTATATCAATGCAAAAACCGTCAGATGGAAGTACAGTGTTCTTCACGGTGAATG CTACCAATTACGCGGGCTACGTCTCAAGTTCAGACTCTGTGGAACTGACGATAGATACTTCACCACCTTCCCCAGGCTCAGTCACAATTCTGAATAATCTTCAAAGAAATCAGTTCATTAACCACGAATTAGCCAGTTTCCGGTTCAAAGGGTTTTCGGATCCACACAGCGGTATAGATTATTTCAATATAGGCGTTGGAACAAACGAAGGAATGACAGATATTGTTTCAGGTCGGAAAATATATACCGACTATCTGGAATTGAATCTCAACGACCTTATTGACGGGCATCCGTATTTTATTCTGGTTCAG GCAGTGAACCATGCAGGTCTGATTTCACGACTGGTATCAAAAAGATTTGTATTGGACCGAAGTATTCCAAACGGAGGACATGTTCTCGATGGAATAAAAGGGAAACAG GACATAGACTTTCAAAGTAGCACCGATGTAATTCATGCACACTGGAAGAATTTTGACGATCCAGAAAGCGGTTTAGCATTCTATAAAGTTGGTCTTGGGACAGATCGTTATGTAGCAGACATAAGACCGATGGTAGTTTTTGGAATGATGACTG ATGTTTTCTGGAATGGTCCATTCACTCCCGGGCAGAAGTACTTCGTAACTGTAGAAGCCTGCAACAAGGCAGACCTTTGTACCAGACGTTGTTCGGATGGCATAATAGTGGACAATTCCCCTCCAATACGCGGACTTGTGCGTGTAGGTCCCGGTGATGGCCATAGCAAATATCTTGGACATCG GTCGTATATACAGATAAACTGGCAAGGATTCGAAGATCCCCAGTCGGGTATAGATCACTATGAAGTTTGCGTGTCCACTCCGAATGAATATTGCGACGTTCTGCATCGATCAAACAATCTTCTGCATTCTTCTATCATCAAGTCAAACATAACACTTCCTAGGAACACCGAACTAGTGGCAACAGTATGGGCCTTCAATCAGGTCGGCATAAATGTTTCTAAAACGTGTGACATATTTGTAGTTGACGACTCCCCGCCAGTCGTCAGAAAGTCCCCAACATTTTTGGTTAAATACAATTCAGCTCATGGCAAACTTTCTCAGTGGGAAAAATCCATTATTCGTTTAGAATGGGAATTTGCAGACGATATAAGTCCAATTGTCCGACATGAAATTTCGCTAAAAACACATCATGAAGGTCATACCCCAGTCGAGCATTTCATTTTAGGATCTGAACGCCACGTGACTGTCAGTTTAGATGGGAAGAATTGGCTAAATGACGGGGACAAATACTACGCTGTTGTAACGTCCTGTAATGCTGCAGGACTATGCTCGTCAGACAGAACGCCCGACCTTTTAATTGATTCTACTCCACCACATCTAGGCGGCTTTAAACCTCCAATGACGTGGACACATTTTAATGATTCAAATGGTAATATAATTACTAATGTAACCCTTACATGGTATGGATTCCACGACCAAGAGTCCGGAATAGAACAATTTTACATAACTGTGTCGCGGTTTTATGGTCTGGATGAGCTATCGACTGGAGTTATTACTTTCCCTAACAGCAATCAAAGCGAGGAAATTCGTTCATCAATTACACTGTCTGAAAAACTCTTGGCTGACGATCGAATAGTTTTGTCAATATGGGCACACAACAACGTGGGCCTGAACAGTTCAATTTCAAGGATCACTGTCACTGTTATTTCTAGCACAACCAGCAGCGGATATGGGATTCTAGAAATCGAAAAGCATTCATGCGACGTACATTTTTGTAACAAGGACTGCACCTGTGCAGTAATTGGTCGTCCATGCGTAGATGTTAGCACCAACCTTACATGTAGCAACATGTCTCCAGAAGAGGCCTTTGCTCAGAATTTACCTGTATTTAATGTATACGCTGGACTCCCCCACGAGGTTCTAAATACCTCAGCGTCGTCAGCCTGTCTAAGCGGTCATTGGTCACGAACCGATGGTGGAATAGTATCGCAGAATATTCGTCGCTTTGAATGGAGTATTGGGATATTCAATCAATCCGTTGGATATGGAATCTTTGATCTGCAACTAGAAAATCCTTGGACAAACATCGGTCTGAGATCGGAGTTTATCCATTGCCTGCCTATCAATCGTACGTTTATCAAAGAAACTGAATACGTTGTGTATGTGAGAGCTTGGTATGAGGCAAACGAATACGCTTTGTTTGAATCTTCTCCGATTATGATAGATCAAACTGGGCCCAGTGTTCAACGTGGTCGTTATATCAGAGAGGGCAAATGCATTCAGGACTTGGACTTTATTGAATGGACGGACTCCATCATTGCCTGTTGGGACGGGGTGTTTAATGAGCCGCAGAGTCTAATTGATCACTTCAGCGTCAGCGTTGGAACTTCACCTCACA GCGATGATGTACTGCATCAACAAGATGTTGGACTGGCAACAAATATAAGTTTAGACAACCTATCTCTGAGCATAGGAACACGATATTATATTACTGTTGTTTCTGTTAATACGGTTGGGCTTCATACGGCATTGGTTTCGGATGGGTTTGTAATTGATACGGACAATCCAATTGATGGGGTTGTATTTAACACAAAACACCACAAAAACACCGCTTTTCAGCGGTCAACAAACACCTTTGAAATGTCGTGGCACGGATTCCAAGATCACTATTCTGGAATAAAATACTATATGGTGGCTATATCAAATGTCAAAGAGTATAACAGTAAGAATATTAGCTTTACGAATGTCGCTTTGCTGACCGCCTACACATTCACGAACCAAAATCTCAAACACGGCGAGTCCTATTCGGGAATCGTCAAGGCGGTAGACGCGGCAGGACATGAAAGCGTAGCTGTATTATCTCCCGCACAATTGGTCGATGAGACCCCACCAAAAGGTTTTAATTGTGAATCAACAAAACAATTATCAATTGATATTTCTTATAAAGTGAATAATGGTGACCATGCCGTTGTTGTCAACGCCACATTTATCAAAGATAATGTATATTACATAAGTGGAACTATCCGAAGTTTAAAGTATGATTTATACCCAGTCTTGACAATCAACCGATTCAGCGTACCGTTACCATTTGAAAAGCAAAACGGTGGAGCATTACGATACTATTATACCTTCATATCGCAAGTTACCGGAGTACAATCCATCGAAATTGCGTTCGGAACAACTGTTGAAGACGAAATGTTGCAACACTTAAACGTTGAAGAATGCACTTTGCTGTCTACAAATAATTCAAATGCCATTTCCATGAAGCAAATTGGACCTTATTCTGTTGCAGTGAGTCTATTGATAATGGATGCAGAAAGTGAAATCAGAACA GTCTCTCTTGGAGCCGGTACAACCAAAGGAGGATTGCAAATAAAAGCACTAAATCAAATTCATCATACAAATAATGTTGGAGTTATTTGTGCACCTTTCGAGCACGGAATGTCGTTATATGTTACTGCAATAGCTGAAAACCATGCGGGACTCAAAACCGTGTTTCATTCGAATCAAGCAATTATTATTGATCATACATCCCCCATTCTTCACGATATTGATGTATCTGTGGCCGTACACAGAAACAGTTCAATAACATTACATGCAACTTGGAAAGTCAAAGACGATGAGACCGATGTACTGTTCTGTAAATATTCTGTCG GATCTGCAACATTAACAGGGAATATTCAAGCAGAAACGGATTCGGATACATTGCAGTCTTTCCAGTCAGACCTGAATAACCTTCATCATGGCGATATAGTCTATGTAACAGTAATATGTGTGAACAACGTTGAACTTGCAACAACATTAGTATCAAGTCCAGTGACCATTTATCTTGACCCACCTATCAGTGCGCAAGCGTCTGTCCACTTTATACCCGTCAGTCAAGAATCTACTTCACCGATTGACCCATTATTCAGTGAACCAGCTTGGCAGTCAAATGCCAGCATGTTGCAGCTGGAATGGATCAACTTTGAGGACCGTTCGCTGATAACGTCGTATAGATACCGTATCCATAGTAACGGCAAAATTGTTGTGGACTGGATGGATGCGGGTTTCAAGGATACGATTTCGTATCTTAACTTGAAATTGATGTCAGGTCAAACATATACGGCTGAAGTTAAAGCTGTCAATGGAGGTTACTTCAACAGTTCCAGTGTCCAGTCGTCTTTGGTCCTTGTTTCGGAACCACCAGCTCTTTCAG GTCAACCAGTAGCTTCTGTGTTCGAACAAGGTACACTCAAATTAAACTGGAAGGACGTTTTCAACACTTTCCATGGAGTTCCCCACCACTACAGTCTGGTTGTCGGGTCCAGAGACGGATTCTCGGATGTCGCTGAAGTCATCTATACACGTGGCCACGTGTATGACGTCATCGTTCCGTCATCAACGTTGGTTTCGCCCGATCTGAACGAGATGTATATAAAAATCACGTGTACCTACAGCACGGGGTTGTTTTCAATCTATAGCACGTCATACAAACTGTGA